Genomic segment of Leptospiraceae bacterium:
ATTTCAATTCCAGTCCTCTTCGCATTAACAATGGCTTTAGGTTTAAAGACTTGAATCTTAATGCTTTTTAACAAATGGAATTTCTGGAGTAAATGTTCTCCCAAATCATGAGCTAATTTTTCTAGGAGCTTTGGGCTATGATTTTCACAGAAAGCGAGGATTTCTCGATAGAGTTCTTTATAATTGATTGTGTCAAAGATAGAATCCGAAACAAATGCTTGAGAAAACTCAACCTCGCATTCGATATTAAAAACGACTTCTTGGAACTGGGTTCGCTCTTCTTCTTTTACACCCACTTTCATGATGACACTGAGTTCTTCGATTAAAATTTTCATTATAGGTTTTCTCCACCATCAACAGGAATATTTATACCCGTTAAAAAATCATTTTCGATGATAAATCGAACGGCATGGGTGATATAATCAGGACTACCCGGAAGTCTTAGAGGGATCTTTTTGATGGATTTTTCATAGTAATCAACGGGGTTCCAGCTTTCATTTATGATCCCTTCTTTATTGATTTGGGCAGGGGGTAAAATAGCACCAGGAGAAATCCCATTCACTCTAACATTAGGAGCTAATTCTTTTGCCAACATATAAGTAAGCTTTTCTAAACAATACTTACTTAATCGATACAAGAAATGATCTGTTCGATGGAATCTCAAGCTTGCATCCAAAAAGTTAATAACAATCCCCTGATGCTCTTTCTTAAAAAAAACTTTTTTGATAATATAGCTTGGGGTGAAAAAATTCACATCAAAAATTTTTCTGTAGTTATCATAATCGAAGTTTTCCCAATTATCGAAATCAGGAAAAATCGATGCACTATTGATGACGATGTGAATCTCTTCTTTTTCAATGGTTTCGAAAAAACGCTTTCGATCATCTTCTTTTGAGAAATCTGACTGGATCAAATATGAATTGGGATTATAAGCTTGAATAGAAGACAATACTTCTTGAGCTTCTTTTTCAGAAGTTCGATAATGAATTATCCATTTTGGCTCAAACTTAGCCAAATCCAAAATGATGCTTTTAGCAATCCGTTTTGCACCACCTGTGACTAAGATTGTTTTATTTTTTAGTTCTTCTAGTTTCATTTTGCTTTATGAGCTCTAAGATTTTTCTATGATATGGATCATCAAGAGTAGGTGAATCTGAGGGGGGATAGATGGGAATAAAGTCTTCTATTTCAATCCAATTTTTTTCGTTAGTAGTGGGAATTTCTACATACCCAATCGTGAAGTTAAAAGCACCATAATTTTCTGTCGGTGATAAAGGGATTTGTTTTCCAATATAGACTGGTATTTCTCTTTTCGGACCTAGGATTGTTGCTTTTGGTGAGTTTTGAATCATCTTTGCTAATCCATATGAAAAAGGAGAACTTTTCGTTTGTAGTAAAACAATGATTTTTCCTGTATGAAAGATATCTTCTTTTGTTGTGAAGACTTCTGGATTTTTTTCTTTGGTGTAGATTTTCATGATTTCTTTTTTAGGAAGAAAGATATCTGAAATCAGAAAAATTTCATGTATATCTCCAGTGGATAAATACCTTAAATCCAAAACTATAATGTCAGGTGTGGGGCTATCGAAGAGAATTCGTTTTAATTCCTCACTTGTACCACGAGTTCCAAAGCGGATTTGCAAATACAGAATATCGGTTTTATCCGGCAATTTCCAAAAGGTTTTTCTTATAGGGATTACTTTTAAGTCAGTTCGTATGAGTTGATATGAAATGCCTTGAATGGTTAATTGAAGTGGGGTTTTAGGTTTGCCTCGAATTCTTGCTACGACATCTTCGATTAGAAAATTATCTACGTCCTCACCGTTGATTTGTTGTAAATACTGATTGGGACGTATTTCTGCTAAATAGGCGGGAGAACCTTCCATCACATCCAAAATAAAAAATTTTCCAATAGATTCTTCATAAAGTATAATGCCAACACCAGATAGATTTTCCGTTTCTTTCAAACGTTCTATAGTTGAAGGTGTGATGTATAGATTTCTTCCTTTTTTGGTTTTGAGTAATTCATACACAAAATTTTTATAAAATGTTTCTGATTGGTTTGCGTCTTTTTGAAAGTTTTTTCGTAGTAATTCGAGGGCATAATCCCGGGCATTGAGGTTTGTGACGTTTTGGTTATTGGGGTCTATTTTTTTTACAGCTCTAAAATAATCTTCGTTAATGATTGTATCGGAAAAAAAATAGTGATTTCGAAATTCTTTTTCTAAAGTTTGAAGAAATGCTTCAGGTTCCAAAAGGGACGTTGTTTTTTCTTTACAATAGACAAAAAAAACGAAAAAAAACAAGCTCAAACTAATTACGACTCTTTGCATGTTTTAACCACCATTTGGGATAGATTGCACGCTGACGAAAATACATATCAATCAATACTAAATTAATCACAGACTCAACAATTGGCACTGCACGAGGTAGGACACATGGATCATGCCTTCCACCAACAAGCAGGTTTACAGGTTCACCGCTTTCGGAAACAGTCTTTTGGATTTTATGGATGGAAGCTGTGGGTTTGAACGCTAAGCGCATAAGAATAGGCATCCCATTAGAAATCCCTCCTTGGATTCCTCCTGAGTGGTTTGTGCGTGTTTGTAAAAGGGGAATGTTTTCGAATCCTTCGATATTTTTGATATCTCGATTTTTTTCTATCAGGTCATGTTCGGGTAAATGTTCTTTTCCAGGAACAAAAAAGGAGTCATTATGTTGACTTCCTCGTAATTTTGTGCCAGAAAAGCCACTTCCACTCTCGAAACCTTTGCAAGCAGGGATACTCAAACAAGCTTTTGCAAACTCAGCATCTAATTTATCAAAAACAGGTTCACCTAATCCAGGAGGAACATTTCGCACAATCACTCCAATGGTCCCTCCTAAGGAGTCACCTTCTTTTCGAACCTCTTCTATGAGTTTTATCATTTTTTCTGAAGCTTCTTGATCAGGACAACGAACGGGTGAGGCATCTACTTCATCTTGGGTTTTTGGTGGATTTTCCATCACTCGGGATTCAATTTCCCCAATGGAATTTACCCAGGCAATGGTTTCAATCTCAAGTTCTGATTTTAGAATCTGAGCGGCAATACTTCCTGCAATCACTCGTGCCACAGTCTCTCTTACAGAAGCTCTTCCCCCACCCAATGGAGTTCGATAGGCATATTTCGCATGATATGTATAATCAGCATGGGATGGTCGATAAATATCGGCCCATTTTAAGTAGTCTTCAGATTTTATATCAATGTTTCTCACAATGATGGCTAGGGGTGTGCCCAAGGTCTTGCCTTTGTAAATCCCACTGAGGATTTCGAATTCTTCGGTTTCTTTTCGCTGGGTGGTAAGGCGACTTTGTCCCGGTCTTCTTCGTTGGAGTTGATGTCTGACTTTTTCGAAATCAATTTCTATCCCTGCAGGACATCCATCAATTACCACTCCAATTGCCGGACCATGAGATTCTCCGAAAGTAGTTACTCGAAATAGTTGATTTGTTGTAGAAGACATCTACTTCCATAAGTAGAAAAGATTTTTTTGTGTCAATAATTAGAGAAGTTTTACGGAATTCGAAAAAAACAAAATCACTTGCCATGAAACAAAAACGAAAAATTTTGACTTGCGAAGTGGAGTAAATTCTATGTTTGCGGTGATTGAACTCAAGGGCAAGCAGCACATTATCCAAAAAGATCAAGTCTTTGTGAGTGAACTAACGGGTAAAAGTGAAGGAGAAGAATTCGAGATTGATTCGGTTTTATTAGTCAACAAAGACAATGAAGTAAAAATCGGCACCCCTTATGTGGAAGGAGCAAAAGTAAAGTTAAAAGTAATCAAAAATTTCCGTGGACCAAAAATCCGAGGCTTTGTTTACAAAAGAAAAACGGGTTATGCAAAAAGATGGGGACATAGACAAAATTTACAAAAGCTTCAAGTGATTGATATTCTTGTTTAATTGGTTTGATTGAAGTTCTTATTTCTTTCGATACGGCTGAAAGAATCAAAGAAATACAAATTACAGGTCATGCTCCTATAGAAGAAAGTTATAGTTTGGAATGTGCAGTCGTTTCTACGATTGTAGAGATACTTTCTTTAGAACTCAAGGAATTTGGAAATGACTTCAACGAAATAAAAGAAAAGGGCTTATGGAGGGTGGCTTTCCCTGAGAATTCAGAACTTCAATCGAACTTAAAAAGAATTTTGTTTGCTAAACTACTTTTGTTAAAAAAATTAAGTCAAAGTCATTCAGATACTGTAAATCTAAAAATCAAAGAGGAGTGAACAATGGCACACAAAAAAGGAGCAGGTTCCACGAAAAATGGACGTGATAGTATATCCAAAAGGCTTGGGGTTAAAAAGTTTGGTGGTGAATTTGTGAGAGCTGGCAATATTATTGTGAGACAAAGAGGAAGCACTTTTCATCCCGGAAGAAACGTTGGTATGGGAAAGGATTATACTTTATATGCCTTGGTTGATGGTATAGTGAAGTTTGAGCATATCAATCGCCATAAACAAAAAGTGTCTGTTTATCCTGTGCAATAATCCTTGTGAGCTTTGTTGATGAAATCCAAATCATCGTAGAAGGTGGAAAAGGTGGTGCTGGGTGTGTAAGTTTCCATCGGGAGAAGTTCCAGCCCAAAGGCGGTCCAGATGGTGGTGATGGTGGG
This window contains:
- the folB gene encoding dihydroneopterin aldolase; this translates as MKILIEELSVIMKVGVKEEERTQFQEVVFNIECEVEFSQAFVSDSIFDTINYKELYREILAFCENHSPKLLEKLAHDLGEHLLQKFHLLKSIKIQVFKPKAIVNAKRTGIEITKKRISSFDN
- a CDS encoding SDR family oxidoreductase, which gives rise to MKLEELKNKTILVTGGAKRIAKSIILDLAKFEPKWIIHYRTSEKEAQEVLSSIQAYNPNSYLIQSDFSKEDDRKRFFETIEKEEIHIVINSASIFPDFDNWENFDYDNYRKIFDVNFFTPSYIIKKVFFKKEHQGIVINFLDASLRFHRTDHFLYRLSKYCLEKLTYMLAKELAPNVRVNGISPGAILPPAQINKEGIINESWNPVDYYEKSIKKIPLRLPGSPDYITHAVRFIIENDFLTGINIPVDGGENL
- a CDS encoding PDZ domain-containing protein — protein: MQRVVISLSLFFFVFFVYCKEKTTSLLEPEAFLQTLEKEFRNHYFFSDTIINEDYFRAVKKIDPNNQNVTNLNARDYALELLRKNFQKDANQSETFYKNFVYELLKTKKGRNLYITPSTIERLKETENLSGVGIILYEESIGKFFILDVMEGSPAYLAEIRPNQYLQQINGEDVDNFLIEDVVARIRGKPKTPLQLTIQGISYQLIRTDLKVIPIRKTFWKLPDKTDILYLQIRFGTRGTSEELKRILFDSPTPDIIVLDLRYLSTGDIHEIFLISDIFLPKKEIMKIYTKEKNPEVFTTKEDIFHTGKIIVLLQTKSSPFSYGLAKMIQNSPKATILGPKREIPVYIGKQIPLSPTENYGAFNFTIGYVEIPTTNEKNWIEIEDFIPIYPPSDSPTLDDPYHRKILELIKQNETRRTKK
- the aroC gene encoding chorismate synthase, which codes for MSSTTNQLFRVTTFGESHGPAIGVVIDGCPAGIEIDFEKVRHQLQRRRPGQSRLTTQRKETEEFEILSGIYKGKTLGTPLAIIVRNIDIKSEDYLKWADIYRPSHADYTYHAKYAYRTPLGGGRASVRETVARVIAGSIAAQILKSELEIETIAWVNSIGEIESRVMENPPKTQDEVDASPVRCPDQEASEKMIKLIEEVRKEGDSLGGTIGVIVRNVPPGLGEPVFDKLDAEFAKACLSIPACKGFESGSGFSGTKLRGSQHNDSFFVPGKEHLPEHDLIEKNRDIKNIEGFENIPLLQTRTNHSGGIQGGISNGMPILMRLAFKPTASIHKIQKTVSESGEPVNLLVGGRHDPCVLPRAVPIVESVINLVLIDMYFRQRAIYPKWWLKHAKSRN
- the rplU gene encoding 50S ribosomal protein L21, with protein sequence MFAVIELKGKQHIIQKDQVFVSELTGKSEGEEFEIDSVLLVNKDNEVKIGTPYVEGAKVKLKVIKNFRGPKIRGFVYKRKTGYAKRWGHRQNLQKLQVIDILV
- a CDS encoding ribosomal-processing cysteine protease Prp, yielding MIEVLISFDTAERIKEIQITGHAPIEESYSLECAVVSTIVEILSLELKEFGNDFNEIKEKGLWRVAFPENSELQSNLKRILFAKLLLLKKLSQSHSDTVNLKIKEE
- the rpmA gene encoding 50S ribosomal protein L27 — translated: MAHKKGAGSTKNGRDSISKRLGVKKFGGEFVRAGNIIVRQRGSTFHPGRNVGMGKDYTLYALVDGIVKFEHINRHKQKVSVYPVQ